The genomic DNA AGGACGTGTGAGTTTTGAGTTTTTTTAAAAAGCTAAAAGAAAAAATTACAAAGCAAACGGATGCAGTAACTGAAAAGTTTAAGGATGGCTTAACGAAAACAAGAGACAATTTTTCGGGGAAAGTTAATGATCTTGTTGCTCGTTATCGGAAAGTCGACGAAGACTTTTTCGAGGAGCTTGAAGAGATCCTAATCGGCGCTGATGTAGGTTTTGATACCGTTATGGAACTCATCGATGAGCTGAAAATGGAAGTTAAGCGTAAAAACATTCAAGACCCAGCAGCTGTTCAGGCCGTTATCTCTGAGAAGCTTGTTGATATCTATAAGGGTGATGAGGAAGAAGAAGTTAATACGATTAATATCCAAGATGGCTTAACGGTTATTTTGTTTGTTGGAGTAAATGGTGTTGGAAAAACAACGACAATCGGAAAACTTGCACATAAATATAAAAATGAAGGCAAGAAAGTGTTGTTAGCTGCGGGAGACACCTTCCGTGCAGGGGCAATTGAACAGCTTGAGGTTTGGGGGGACAGAGTCGGAGTGGAAGTGATTAAGCAAAGTGCCGGCTCAGATCCTGCTGCGGTTATGTATGATGCCGTTCAAGCAGCCAAATCAAGAAATGCAGATATTCTATTGTGCGACACAGCTGGAAGACTTCAAAATAAAGTGAACCTGATGAAGGAGCTTGAGAAGGTAAAGCGAGTGATAGAACGGGAAATTCCTGGTGCCCCACATGAAGTATTACTTGTCCTTGATGCTACGACGGGTCAAAACGCGATGGTCCAAGCAAAAACGTTCAAAGAAGCGACAGATGTTAGCGGAATTGTTCTAACCAAGCTTGATGGAACAGCAAAGGGTGGAATTGTGTTAGCGATACGTAATGAGCTGAAAATTCCAGTGAAGTTTGTAGGTCTAGGTGAAAAAATGGACGACCTCCAACAATTCGATGCCGAACAATACGTGTATGGATTGTTTGCAGACTTAGTAGATCTAGAAGTACAAGAGTAAACGAGAGAAGTCCGGGATAAAAATACCCGGGCTTTTTTGTTGAGACACGTGGTCTATCTTGACATTAAACGTCTCTCTGTGTAAACTAAAGTATGTAAAGGCTTTTCACTTAACAAAGGGGGATGAGCGATGCTGGAGAAAACAAATAGGATGAATTATTTGTATGACTTTTATCAGTCATTACTTACTCCTAAGCAGCAAAGCTATATGTCCCTGTATTATTTGGACGACTATTCGCTAGGCGAAATTGCTGAAGAGTACCATGTCAGCCGACAAGCGGTCTATGATAATATTAAACGAACAGAAGCGATGCTTGAGGAATACGAGGAAAAGCTATTATTATTCCATAAATTTCAGGAGCGCAACAAGCTGCTAGTACAGCTAAAGGGTTCTTTATCAGACGACACACTGCTAGAGCTAGTTGCACAGCTTGAGAAATTAGACTAGGAGGCGGCCTAAGATGGCATTTGAAGGATTAGCCGACCGACTGCAAAATACGATCCAAAAAATTCGCGGCAAAGGGAAAGTCAATGAGGCCGATGTTAAAGAAATGATGCGCGAGGTGCGCTTAGCCCTTTTAGAGGCGGACGTTAACTTTAAGGTTGTTAAAGAGTTCGTCAAAAAAGTAAGCGAGCGTGCTGTTGGTCAGGAAGTCATGCAAAGCTTAACACCTGGACAACAGGTCATTAAAGTGGTTAAAGAAGAACTGACAACCTTGATGGGCGGTGAGCAAAGCAAAATTGCTGTCTCTAATCGCCCGCCAACCGTTATTATGATGGTTGGATTGCAAGGGGCAGGGAAAACGACAACCACGGGGAAGCTTGCCAACCTGATTCGAAAAAAATATAACCGCAACCCATTGTTAGTTGCGGCTGATATTTATCGTCCTGCTGCCATTAAGCAGCTAGAGACGCTTGGAAAGCAGCTCAGCATGCCGGTATTTTCACTTGGAGACCAAGTAAGTCCGGTTGAAATAGCGAAACAAGCGATTCAAAAGGCGAAAGAGGACCATCATGACTACGTTCTAATTGACACAGCTGGTCGTTTGCACGTCGATGAAGCCCTTATGGGAGAATTAAAAGATATTAAAGAACTCGCAAATCCTGATGAAATCTTTCTTGTTGTCGATGCGATGACTGGTCAAGACGCAGTAAATGTAGCTTCAAGCTTTAATGAACAGCTTGGGCTTACAGGGGTCGTCTTAACGAAGCTCGACGGAGACACTCGAGGAGGAGCCGCCCTCTCAATCCGTTCCGTAACGAATACGCCGATTAAATTTATCGGTTTAGGAGAGAAAATGGATGCGATTGAGCCGTTCCATCCAGAACGAATGGCTTCAAGAATCCTCGGAATGGGCGATGTTTTAACGTTAATCGAAAAAGCTCAGGCCAATGTCGATGAAGCGAAGGCAAAAGAACTTGAACAAAAAATGCGTACAGCTTCGTTTACATTTGATGACTTTTTAGATCAGCTTGGACAAGTTCGTAATATGGGACCTCTTGATGAACTATTAAAGATGATGCCTGGTGCGAACAAAATTAAAGGCCTGAATAATCTGCAAATCGATGAAAAGCAAATTTCTCATGTAGAAGCGATCATCCAGTCTATGACAAAGGAAGAAAAAACTCATCCAGAAATCATTAATGCTGGTCGCAGAAAGCGGATTGCAAAGGGAAGTGGAACTTCAGTACCTGAAGTAAACCGTCTTTTAAAGCAATTTGAAGACATGAAGAAAATGATGAAGCAGATGTCGGGTATGCAGGGCAAGGCTAAGAAAAAGGGCGGATTTAAGCTTCCGTTTAACCCTTTTTGACGCCGAAATTACAGGAAAATAATAGTGACAAGAAAAAAGACTTTACAAACTAAAAAACAATTGATATTATACTATCTTGTGTGAAACTATTCGGAGGTGCTTATTTAAAATGGCAGTTAAAATTCGTTTAAAGCGTATGGGAGCAAAAAAATCTCCTTTTTATCGTATTGTAGTAGCAGATTCTCGTTCACCACGTGATGGACGTTTCATTGAAACAGTTGGAACTTACAATCCAGTTGCTGAGCCAGCAATCGTTGAAATCAACGAAGACTTAGCTTTAAAATGGTTAAAAGACGGCGCTAAGCCATCTGACACAGTTCGTAACTTGTTCTCAAAACAAGGCCTTATGGAAAAATTCCATAACGCAAAATTAAGCAAGTAATCTGCATATAATGAAAGAGCTCATCGAAACCATTGTCAAGGCACTTGTTGATCTTCCAGACGAAGTTCGTGTAACTGAGCTAGAAGAATCGGATAAAATAACTTTTCAACTAGCTGTTCACAAAACAGATATGGGGAAAGTAATCGGAAAACAAGGCCGTGTTGCAAAAGCTATTCGAACTGTTGTCTATTCAGCAGGAGCATCACAGCAGAAGAAAGTCTACCTAGAAATTATTGAATAAATGCTACTGAAGAAGGAGGGGACAACCCTCCTTTTTTCGTAGTTATTTCTGAAGGGAGATGTGGTCCGTGAACATTCTTCAAACCGTCGTGGTAAAGCAAGTATTAACGGAAACTAGCAAACAAGTATTGCTAAGCAAGTTTGAACTTGAGAAAAGCCAACTTCAGAAGGAATCAGAACAGCTTCGCTTTGAAATGAGAAAGCTTGAAAAAGCAAAGAAAATGACCGTTAACTCATTTAAGAATCGTTTCGAAAATGAGATTCATACTAGATTAGAAAAGATTAAGCTGCTTGATTTTAAAATAGAACAATTACATATGCTACCTTTAGGAAGCGAATTAAAGGAAAAGGAATGCCAAGCGATCGTGGAAGTGAATGTAGGTGACGCTTGGGAGGTTATTCAGACTGAAAAAACGATTATCATCAAGGACGGAGTCGTTGATGAAATTCGGTAGTTTGAGGTGAAGATGATGGAAAAATGGTTTAATGTCGGAAAGATTGTGAATACGCATGGTATCAAAGGGGAAGTTCGAGTGGTTTCGCAGACTGACTTTGCTGATGAACGGTATAAGCCAGGGAATCACTTGTATTTGTTTATGCCTAACTCAAAGGATCCAATGAAGCTGACGGTTGAATCTCACCGGAAGCATAAATCATTTGATTTATTAACCTTTAATGGGTACCCAAATGTGAATGATGTGGAGCCGATGAAGGGTGGAATTCTGAAAATCACAGAAGAACAACAAGGTGAGTTGGAGGAAAATGAATTTTACTTTCACCAAATTATTGGCTGTCTTGTGTTCACCACGCATGGGGAAGAAATTGGAAAGATCCGTGAGATCTTAACACCTGGAGCGAATGATGTATGGGTCGTAAAGGGAAAGGGTGGAAAGGATATTCTCATTCCTTATATCGAGCAGATTGTGAAGAAGGTTGATGTGAAGGAAAAGATCGTTTTAATTGAGCCTATGGAAGGTCTGCTATCATGATGAATATTGATGTACTAACCCTGTTTCCTGAGATGTTCCATGGGGTGTTCGGACAATCGATCTTAAAAAAAGCGGCTGAACAGCAGGCTGCCCGGTACAATATTGTCAACTTTAGAGAATTTGCTGATAATAAACACCAGACGGTGGATGATTACCCTTATGGTGGGGGAGCGGGAATGGTCTTGAAGCCGCAACCCATTTTTGATGCGGTAAAGAGCTGTCAAGAACATGCCAAAACGACGAAACCCCCACGAGTGGTGTTGCTCTGTCCACAAGGTGAACGTTATAACCAGAAGAAGGCGGAAGAGCTATCCAAGGAAGAACATATAATCTTTGTTTGCGGCCATTACGAGGGTTATGATGAGCGAATCAGGCAGCATGTAGTGACAGATGAGATCTCGATTGGTGATTTCGTGTTAACGGGTGGAGAGCTCGGTGCTATGGTTATTATTGATAGTGTGGTTCGTCTGCTTCCGAATGTATTAGGGAAAGAGGAGTCTCATTTGCAAGATTCTTTTAGCACAGGTTTATTAGAGCATCCCCATTATACGAGACCAGCCGATTTTCGTGGGTTAAAGGTACCGGATGTTTTAACATCAGGAAACCACCGCTTAATAGATGAGTGGAGAGAAAAAGAGTCTCTAAAGCGTACCTTTGAAAGGCGTCCAGATTTATTAGAGGCTTTTGACCTTACAGAAAAGCAGAAGAAATGGTTGCTAGAGTTTGAAAATCAAAAGAAATAGTATTGAAGTTCATTGATATATATGTTATGATATTTTTTGTGACTGTGACAAATAGTTCAGTCTTATAACGATGTTCCGCTGCAGTCAGTATATGCTTCAGTTATGCATGAGCGTCTGTTGGAAGGAGTTGAAAACGATGCAAAAATTAATCGAAGAAATCACAAAAGAACAACTTCGCGCTGATCTTCCTGCTTTCCGTCCTGGTGATACTGTACGTGTACACGTTAAAGTTATCGAGGGTACGCGTGAGCGTATTCAGGTGTATGAAGGTGTTGTGATTAAGCGTCGTGGTGGTGGAATTAGCGAAACTTTCACAGTACGTAAAGTTTCTTATGGTGTAGGCGTTGAGCGTACATTCCCAGTACACACACCTAAAATTGCGAAGCTTGAAGTGATCCGTCGCGGTAAAGTTCGCCGTGCGAAACTTTACTACCTACGTAACCTACGTGGTAAGAAAGCTCGTATTAAAGAAATCCGATAAAAAAGAAAAGCGACTTTTTCATGATAAATGGAAAAGTTGCTGGACAAATGCGAAAGGAGCTTGTCATACAAGCTCCTTTTTCGTAGTCTATCTAGTAGTTATTACGTGTATAATAAATACCGATACTGTAAAATAAAGCTGTACGGCGAGAAATAAACGAAAAGAACAGTGATTGGTGGGATGTGTTATGGCAAAGAGCAAAAATGAACTATGGGAATGGACAAAGGCACTAATCATTGCGGTGTTATTAGCAGCAATTATTCGATATTTCTTATTTGCACCGATCGTAGTGGATGGGTTATCCATGATGCCAACATTACGAGATCAAGACCGTATGATCGTTAATAAGTTTAGTTATCAAATTGGGGAACCAGAACGTTTTGATATTATCGTGTTTCATGCCCCTGAAGATAAAGATTACATAAAAAGAGTGATTGGTTTACCTGGAGATAAAATTGAATACAAGGATGATACACTCTATGTAAATGGGAAAGCTTATGAAGAGTCGTACCTTGATGAATTTAAAGAGCAAGTAGTAGATGGTCCTTTAACTGAGCCGTTTACATTAGAAGAAATTATCGGTCAAGAAACCGTTCCTGATGGACACTTATTTGTGATGGGAGATAACCGAAGATTCAGTAAGGATAGTCGTCATATTGGTACCGTCCCAATGGAGAAGGTGTTAGGAAATACGAGCGTGATTTACTGGCCGATTGAAGACGTGAAAATAGTGAAATAGAAGGAGGGCTGCACCCATGACGATTCAATGGTTTCCGGGGCATATGGCCAAAGCACGAAGGCAGGTCACGGAGAAGCTAAAACTTGTTGACATCATATTCGAATTAGTGGATGCAAGAATACCGTATTCTTCTAGAAATCCAATGATAGATGAAATTATTCAGCACAAGCCAAGGTTAGTGCTGCTAAATAAGGCGGATATGGCAGATCCAAGGATTACAAAAGATTGGATTCAGTTTTTTGACAAAAAAGGGATAAAAGCACTTGCGATTAATTCTCAAGCTGGCGTAGGGATGAAAGAAATAGTCTCTGCATCCGAATTAATTTTAAAAGAAAAATTTGATCGTATGAAAGCAAAAGGTGTTGTGAGACCACGAGCGATCCGAGCAATGATTGTCGGGATTCCAAATGCAGGGAAATCAACGCTTATCAATCGTCTAGCGAAAAAGAACATTGCAAAGACTGGGAATACACCAGGTGTAACAAAAGCCCAACAGTGGATCAAAGTAGGCAAAGAGTTAGAACTCTTAGATACACCGGGTATATTATGGCCAAAATTCGAAGATCAAGAAGTAGGATCAAAGCTTGCTTTAACAGGGGCCATAAAGGATACCATTCTTAACTTACAGGATATATGTGTATATGCGCTTCGTTTTTTAGAGCGTGAATATCCAGAGCGCTTAAAGGAGCGTTTTCAGCTTGAATATATTCCTGAGGACATAGTGGACTTCTTCGATCAAATCGGAAAGCGTAGGGGCTGTCTAATGGGCGGTGGCGTGGTAGATTATGACAAGGTAGCTGAATTGGTTATCCGAGAGTTTCGCTCTGAACTATTTGGTCCTATCACGCTTGAGAAACCATCTGACCTAGTTGCTAGTGATGTAGAAGAGTAAATAGGAAAGCCTTCTTTTTGAGAAGGCTTTATTTTTTTTGTTACATGCCGATATACAAGATATAAGTCCGAAGGGAAGTACTAGTTTTGAACAAATTAACTATTGATGATATTCAGACGAAGTTAAAAACAGTTGAGGATGTAAAAGATCCTTTTTTTATAGAAATTCAAAAAGATAGTAGAAAAGGTGTACAGCAATTAGTAAAGAGATGGTTGCAGAGAAAAGAGGCTCAAGAACAGGCTAGGCTTAAGCTGTTGGAAATGAGCGAATATGAGAGATTATATAAAAGCCAAGGATTTACTTTAATCGCTGGAATTGATGAAGTTGGAAGAGGCCCGCTAGCTGGCCCAGTCGTAGCTGCGGCTGTAATCTTACCAGATGATTTTCAAATTTTAGGAATTGATGACTCAAAAAAACTAACGGAAACAAAGCGTGAGGAGCTTTATGAATTGATTCGTTCAACGGCTCTCTCCATCGGTGTAGGAATTATTGAAGCCAAGGAAATCGATACAATCAATATTTATGAAGCCACTAAAAAGGCGATGTATGTGGCCTTAAACGAATTACATATTAGTCCTGATTTTTTACTTGTGGATGCCATGAAGCTAACAACCCCAATCCCATCAGAAGCTATTATTAAAGGGGATAGCAAAAGTATCTCTATTGCAGCGGCTAGCATCATCGCTAAAGTCACGAGAGACCGAATGATGAAGGAACTTGCTCAAAGCTTTCCAGAATATCGTTTTGAACAAAATATGGGCTATGGTACAAAGGAACATATCGATGCTCTACAGCTTTACGGAGCGACTCCATATCATCGAAGATCATTTGCTCCTATTAAAGAATTAAACAAACAATAAGGGAGGGAACTCACTTGTTACAAGCTAATCTTGTTCATACAATTAGTAATCGGCCAGAGTCAATAGAAGGAAACAAGCTAAGTTTTCGGACTGGACAAGTATTTCAAGGAAAGGTATTGAAGCTTTTTCCCAATCAAACTGCAGAAGTACAAGTGGGTTCTCAAAAGGTAATCGCCCAGTTAGAAATCCCACTTTCAGCCGGGGAACGATATTGGTTTCAAGTACAACAAGGAGAAGGGCAAGTTCATCTGAAGGTACTAACGGAAGGAAGAGGGACGGGGAATGCTCATTTAGAGGGACTGTTAAAGCAGTTCTCCATCCCTGAAACAAAAACAAGTATTTCGTTATTACGTTTTTTTCTAAGTGAACAGCTCCCAATCACAAAAGAATCCATTTCTATAGCTAATAGCCTATTTCAAGGGAAAACAATGACGAAGGAGGACTTAGAGGCAATTAAGCAGTTAATCACTCGCGATCTGCCATTATCAAAGACCACATTTGATGCAGTGAGATCAACAATAAAAAGCCCTTCGTTTCATGCTGTCATGGCTACCTTCAAGAATGAGCTAGACTCTCTAGAAACACTGCCTCAAGCAGGTACACGTTTAAAAGAGACGATAGTGCCGTATATCCAAACAGGGAAAGAAAACCTTTCAGCAGAAGTGCTAAGGGAGACAGTTAGGGGTTGGACTCAGACCAAGGATCCGTTCACCTCACAACAGGCATTGAAAGCTTTGCAGCAATTGGGCTTCTTGCCTATTGAGAATGAACAAAATATCTTGCAACAAGCCGCTAAAAGGCTCACTGGACTTACAGAAGAAAGAGCACAGGTCCAATTACCTGGAATGGATCAAACGGCAAAACAAGTATCGGCACTACTAGCAGCAGGAAGAACAGAGGATGTATCGTCAGTATTGAAAAACTGGATCGGTAGTATCATCAATGATTCTCATGTAAGCAATCAAACGATAAAGCAATTGTTCCACTTATTATCACCAAAATTAGATTCGGCCACATTTGACGAAGCGGTTGCCTCTCTAGTGAGTAAGGACGGAATAGACGCTAATAAAACTCTTAATAAAGAAGTGACACAGCATCTACAAGCGGTACTTTCACAGGTAGACAGAGAGCCAGTAGAAGAGTTTAAATCATTGTTAAAATCAGGTATTCAAACGCTAGGTCTTTCTCATGAATCTGAGTCACTTGATATGATAAAAGGAAAAGTGTCTGATGAAGGTGTAAGAGTGGAGAATGTGAAATCGTTATTGATTCAGTTACTGAATGAAGATATTCCGAGTAAGGTAAAGGATTCAGCAGAAGCTTTACTGAACCGATTAACAGGGATACAACTCATGTCATCGGATACAACTCCAGTCCAGCAAATTGTCATGCAGATTCCACTTGTTCTAATGAATAAGCAAACCGATCTTACCATTCAGTGGAATGGTAGAAAGGACGCCAATGGAAAAATTGATCCAAGCTATTGTCGTGTTCTTTTTTACTTAGATTTAGAGCACATGAATGAAACGATCATCGATATGCAAATTCAGAATCGCATTATGAAAATTACGATTATCAATGATCATGACAATATAAAACACCTTTCCACCCCTTTTTTAGCTAGTTTAAAAGATAGCTTACAAACGCTAGATTACCAGCTTTCGAATGTTAGTTTTCAAACCCAGGCTGATAGAGCCGTTGTCCAAACGAAAAAAGCAGCCATTCCTAGTCCATTGACCTCATCTTATAGTGGAGTGGATATTAAAATATGATAAATGAAAAGCTAAAAAGAAAAGAAGCGGTTGCTCTAAGTTATGAAGCAACGAAAAATGACGCGCCAAAGGTGATTGCGAAAGGAAAAGGAATAGTAGCTGATAATATTCTCGAGAAGGCAAAAGAGAATAATATTCCAATCCAAGAAGATCCAACGCTAATTGAGTTACTAAGTAAATTAAATATAAATGACAGCATCCCAGAAGAGTTATATCAAGCAGTGGCTGAAGTGTTTGCATTTGTTTATCGTACAGATAAAGAAGTAGGTAAAAGGAAATCTTAAAATCTACTTCTTTTATTTTTTTATTTCTGAATAATTTAATATTTTGTGTGAAATAGTAGACAAGGTATGTGTTGTTATATAAAATGAAAGCGCAGTCTTGTTTTTTTAGATATAAAACGATCAAAGGGAAAAATGAATGCAGGCAGGATTGCAGGAAAAAGTGTAGAATATCTTTATTGCTGCAATAGCCAAAAGCAAGATTAGAAGGAGGATGGGAAATGAATATCCATGAGTACCAAGGAAAAGAAATCCTCAGAAAATACGGGGTTGCTGTTCCAAATGGGAAGGTAGCATTTACAGTTGAAGAAGCGGTGGAAGCTGCAAAGGAACTTGGAACACAAGTTTGTGTAGTAAAAGCCCAAATCCATGCAGGTGGACGTGGAAAAGCAGGTGGGGTTAAGGTTGCCAAAAACTTGGATGAAGTCCGTACATATGCGAGCGAAATTCTCGGAAAAACACTCATCACTCACCAAACGGGTCCTGAAGGAAAAGAAGTAAAGCGCCTTTTAATTGAAGAAGGCTGTGACATTAAGAAAGAGTACTATATTGGTTTAGTACTAGACCGTGCTACTTCACGTGTTGTATTAATGGCTTCAGAAGAAGGTGGGACAGAAATCGAGGAGGTAGCAGAAAAAACTCCTGAGAAAATCTTCAAAGAAGTAATTGACCCAGTTGTTGGTTTAACAGGCTACCAAGCTCGTCGTATTGCATTTAACATTAATATTCCAAAAGAATTAGTAAATAAAGCAGTGAAGTTTATGATGGGATTATATCAAGCGTTTG from Robertmurraya sp. FSL R5-0851 includes the following:
- the trmD gene encoding tRNA (guanosine(37)-N1)-methyltransferase TrmD; translated protein: MMNIDVLTLFPEMFHGVFGQSILKKAAEQQAARYNIVNFREFADNKHQTVDDYPYGGGAGMVLKPQPIFDAVKSCQEHAKTTKPPRVVLLCPQGERYNQKKAEELSKEEHIIFVCGHYEGYDERIRQHVVTDEISIGDFVLTGGELGAMVIIDSVVRLLPNVLGKEESHLQDSFSTGLLEHPHYTRPADFRGLKVPDVLTSGNHRLIDEWREKESLKRTFERRPDLLEAFDLTEKQKKWLLEFENQKK
- the ffh gene encoding signal recognition particle protein: MAFEGLADRLQNTIQKIRGKGKVNEADVKEMMREVRLALLEADVNFKVVKEFVKKVSERAVGQEVMQSLTPGQQVIKVVKEELTTLMGGEQSKIAVSNRPPTVIMMVGLQGAGKTTTTGKLANLIRKKYNRNPLLVAADIYRPAAIKQLETLGKQLSMPVFSLGDQVSPVEIAKQAIQKAKEDHHDYVLIDTAGRLHVDEALMGELKDIKELANPDEIFLVVDAMTGQDAVNVASSFNEQLGLTGVVLTKLDGDTRGGAALSIRSVTNTPIKFIGLGEKMDAIEPFHPERMASRILGMGDVLTLIEKAQANVDEAKAKELEQKMRTASFTFDDFLDQLGQVRNMGPLDELLKMMPGANKIKGLNNLQIDEKQISHVEAIIQSMTKEEKTHPEIINAGRRKRIAKGSGTSVPEVNRLLKQFEDMKKMMKQMSGMQGKAKKKGGFKLPFNPF
- the ylqF gene encoding ribosome biogenesis GTPase YlqF translates to MTIQWFPGHMAKARRQVTEKLKLVDIIFELVDARIPYSSRNPMIDEIIQHKPRLVLLNKADMADPRITKDWIQFFDKKGIKALAINSQAGVGMKEIVSASELILKEKFDRMKAKGVVRPRAIRAMIVGIPNAGKSTLINRLAKKNIAKTGNTPGVTKAQQWIKVGKELELLDTPGILWPKFEDQEVGSKLALTGAIKDTILNLQDICVYALRFLEREYPERLKERFQLEYIPEDIVDFFDQIGKRRGCLMGGGVVDYDKVAELVIREFRSELFGPITLEKPSDLVASDVEE
- the rplS gene encoding 50S ribosomal protein L19, encoding MQKLIEEITKEQLRADLPAFRPGDTVRVHVKVIEGTRERIQVYEGVVIKRRGGGISETFTVRKVSYGVGVERTFPVHTPKIAKLEVIRRGKVRRAKLYYLRNLRGKKARIKEIR
- a CDS encoding ribonuclease HII, whose translation is MNKLTIDDIQTKLKTVEDVKDPFFIEIQKDSRKGVQQLVKRWLQRKEAQEQARLKLLEMSEYERLYKSQGFTLIAGIDEVGRGPLAGPVVAAAVILPDDFQILGIDDSKKLTETKREELYELIRSTALSIGVGIIEAKEIDTINIYEATKKAMYVALNELHISPDFLLVDAMKLTTPIPSEAIIKGDSKSISIAAASIIAKVTRDRMMKELAQSFPEYRFEQNMGYGTKEHIDALQLYGATPYHRRSFAPIKELNKQ
- a CDS encoding FlhB-like flagellar biosynthesis protein; this encodes MINEKLKRKEAVALSYEATKNDAPKVIAKGKGIVADNILEKAKENNIPIQEDPTLIELLSKLNINDSIPEELYQAVAEVFAFVYRTDKEVGKRKS
- the ftsY gene encoding signal recognition particle-docking protein FtsY codes for the protein MSFFKKLKEKITKQTDAVTEKFKDGLTKTRDNFSGKVNDLVARYRKVDEDFFEELEEILIGADVGFDTVMELIDELKMEVKRKNIQDPAAVQAVISEKLVDIYKGDEEEEVNTINIQDGLTVILFVGVNGVGKTTTIGKLAHKYKNEGKKVLLAAGDTFRAGAIEQLEVWGDRVGVEVIKQSAGSDPAAVMYDAVQAAKSRNADILLCDTAGRLQNKVNLMKELEKVKRVIEREIPGAPHEVLLVLDATTGQNAMVQAKTFKEATDVSGIVLTKLDGTAKGGIVLAIRNELKIPVKFVGLGEKMDDLQQFDAEQYVYGLFADLVDLEVQE
- a CDS encoding KH domain-containing protein: MKELIETIVKALVDLPDEVRVTELEESDKITFQLAVHKTDMGKVIGKQGRVAKAIRTVVYSAGASQQKKVYLEIIE
- the lepB gene encoding signal peptidase I, with product MAKSKNELWEWTKALIIAVLLAAIIRYFLFAPIVVDGLSMMPTLRDQDRMIVNKFSYQIGEPERFDIIVFHAPEDKDYIKRVIGLPGDKIEYKDDTLYVNGKAYEESYLDEFKEQVVDGPLTEPFTLEEIIGQETVPDGHLFVMGDNRRFSKDSRHIGTVPMEKVLGNTSVIYWPIEDVKIVK
- the rpsP gene encoding 30S ribosomal protein S16 → MAVKIRLKRMGAKKSPFYRIVVADSRSPRDGRFIETVGTYNPVAEPAIVEINEDLALKWLKDGAKPSDTVRNLFSKQGLMEKFHNAKLSK
- the rimM gene encoding ribosome maturation factor RimM (Essential for efficient processing of 16S rRNA), with the protein product MEKWFNVGKIVNTHGIKGEVRVVSQTDFADERYKPGNHLYLFMPNSKDPMKLTVESHRKHKSFDLLTFNGYPNVNDVEPMKGGILKITEEQQGELEENEFYFHQIIGCLVFTTHGEEIGKIREILTPGANDVWVVKGKGGKDILIPYIEQIVKKVDVKEKIVLIEPMEGLLS
- a CDS encoding YlqD family protein, with amino-acid sequence MNILQTVVVKQVLTETSKQVLLSKFELEKSQLQKESEQLRFEMRKLEKAKKMTVNSFKNRFENEIHTRLEKIKLLDFKIEQLHMLPLGSELKEKECQAIVEVNVGDAWEVIQTEKTIIIKDGVVDEIR
- a CDS encoding putative DNA-binding protein; this translates as MLEKTNRMNYLYDFYQSLLTPKQQSYMSLYYLDDYSLGEIAEEYHVSRQAVYDNIKRTEAMLEEYEEKLLLFHKFQERNKLLVQLKGSLSDDTLLELVAQLEKLD